From the Niveibacterium microcysteis genome, the window ACAAGGTGCCGGACCCGGTCTTCGCGCAGAAGATGGTGGGCGACGGCATCTCGCTCGACCCGACCAGTCCGGAATTGCTGTCCCCGGTCGCCGGCACCGTGACCAATCTGCATAGCGCCCACCATGCGCTGACGATCACCACGCCGGAAGGCCTGGAAGTGCTGGTGCACATTGGCATCGACACGGTCATGCTCAAGGGCGAAGGCTTTACGCCCAAGGTCAAACAGGGTGACACCGTGACCGTCGGCCAACCCCTGATCCGCTTTAACCCGGATCTGGTGGCGCGCAAGGCCGCCAGCCTGCTGACACAGATCATCATCGCCAATGGCGACAAGGTCGCCGCAATGCACGCCAAGAGCGGTGCAGTGGAAGCCGGTCGCGATGTGGTGCTGAGTGTTGAATTGATCGGCGCGGCAAGCAGCGCGGCAGCCGTCGGCGGCAGCACAGAGACCGCTGGCCCGGTCAGCCTGCCGAACCCGTCCGGCCTGCATGCGCGCCCGGCGGCGGTGCTCGCTGCGGAGGCGAAGAAGTTCAAGTCCGACGTCCGCATCGCTCGCGGCAGCGATGAAGCGAACGCCAAATCGGTCGTCGCGATCATGGGGCTATCGACCCAGCAGGGCGACCAGATCGTCGTCAGGGCCACCGGCCCGGATGCACGCGACGCCGCGGCTGCGGTGGCCAAACTGATATCGGAAGGTTGTGGCGAGAAGGCTGGCGACGCGCCGGCAGCCACCGCGCCAGAAGTTGCCGCGCCGACGCGCGCGATGCCGACCGATGCCGACGAAATCGGCGGCGTATCCGCCTCGCCCGGCCTTGCCGTTGGCCGCATCGTGCAATACCGCCAGCAGGTCATCGACGTGGCCGAGAAGGGTGAATCGCCGCAACGCGAGCGCGCCCGTCTGGACGCCGCGCTGCACGAAGGTCGCACCGCTATCGAGGCGCTCAAGGCGAACCTCAGCGATCCGTCCAAGGCGCAGATCATGGACGCGCACATTGAATTGCTGGAAGACCCGGAGCTGGTCGACCTGGCCATCGAAGGCGTGTCCGCAGGCAAGAGCGCCGGCTTTGCCTGGCGCGAGGCCTTCACCCGCTACGCCGCGCAACTCGAGAAACTCGACAACGCGCTGCTGCGCGAGCGCGCCAACGATATCCGCGATGTGGGTCGCCGCGTGCTGGCCACGCTGGCAGGCGTCACCCAAGCGAAGATTGATGTCCCCGCTGGCTCGATCCTGATTGCCGAGGAACTGACACCCTCCGACACCGCACAACTCGACCGCAGCAAGGTACTGGGGTTCTGCACTACCACGGGCGGCGCTACAAGCCACGTCGCGATCCTCGCCCGCTCGCTGGGCATCCCGGCTGTCTGCGGCATCGACGAAGCAGTGCTGGCGCTGGCTGATGGCACGCAGGTCGTGCTGGACGGTTCGCGTGGCACGCTGCGCAAGAACCCGACGGAAGCTCAGCTCGCCGATGCGCAGGATCGCATGGCCCGCCAGGCCGCCAAGCGCGAGGCCGAGCAAGCCGCTGCGCACAAGGCGGCCCATACCGCCGACGGCGTGCGCATCGAAGTCGTCGCTAACGTGCGCAACGCGAAGGACGCGCAGGAAGGTGTGGCGAATGGCGCGGAAGGCGTGGGTCTGTTGCGCTCGGAATTCCTCTTCGACGACCGCGACACCGCGCCGGACGAAGAAGAACAAGCCGCCGCCTACATGGCGGTCGCGGAAGCACTCGGCACCGAGCGACCGCTGGTGGTGCGTACGCTCGACGTCGGCGGCGACAAGCCCCTGCCCTACCTGCCGCTGCCGAAGGAGGAGAACCCCTTCCTCGGCCTGCGCGGTGTGCGTGTGAGCCTTGAGCGCCCGGACATGTTCCGCACCCAGCTTCGCGCGATCCTGCGTACGGCCCCGCTTGCACAGTTGCACATCATGTTCCCGATGATCGCGACGCTCGAAGAACTGCGCGAAGCCAAAGCCATCCTCGCCGAGGAGCAAGCGGCCACCGGCCATACCAACGTGAAGGTCGGCGTGATGATCGAAGTGCCGTCGGCCGCCGTGATGGCTGAGCAGTTCGCCCGCGAAGCCGACTTCTTCTCGATCGGCACCAACGACCTGACCCAGTACACGCTGGCGATGGACCGCGGCCATCCGAAGCTCGCGAAGAAGGCCGACGGCCTGCACCCCTCAGTGCTGCGCATGATCGCGCTGACCTGCGAAGGCGCGAAGAAGCACGGCAAGTGGGTCGGCGTGTGCGGCGGCATGGCATCGGATCCGATGGCCGTCCCGGTGCTGATCGGCCTCGGTGTTGAAGAACTCTCCGCGTCGGTCCCCGCCATCGCAGCGGTCAAGGCCACCGTGGCGCGCGTGACGATGGCCGAATGCCAGGCGCTCGCGCAGGAAGTGTTGTCGCTGGGTACGGCCGCAGAAGTGCGTGCCCGGCTTGCCAAGTTTGCTGATTAAACCAAGTCCCCTTGAGGAGTCATAAAACCATGTTTGCAAATGCCTTCGCTGGCCTGCAGAAAATCGGCAAAGCGCTGATGCTGCCTGTGGCCGTCCTGCCTGTGGCGGGCCTGCTGCTCGGTCTCGGTGCGACCGATTTCCACACCACCAACACCGTCTTCCTCGCGATCCTGTCGCTGATGAAGAATGCGGGCGACGTCATCTTCGGCAACCTGCCGTTGATCTTCGCCATCGGCGTCGCATTGGGCTTTACCGAGAACGACGGCGTTGCAGCGATTGCCGCCACCATCGGCTACCTCGTCATGACCGTCACGCTGGGCGTCATGGCGGGCCTCATGGGCATCAAGCCGGATACGATCATGGGCCTGCCCTCGATCCAGACAGGCGTGTTCGGCGGCATCCTCGCCGGCGGCCTGGCGGCATATATGTTCAACCGCTACTTCCGCATCGCACTGCCGGCTTACCTCGGCTTCTTCGCCGGCAAGCGCTTCGTGCCAATCGTCACCGCGATTGCCGCGATTGCCTTGGGCGCCTTGCTCTCCTTTGTATGGCCCCCGATTGGTGGCGCCATCAAGACCTTCTCGCACTGGGCCGCCGTCAGCGATCCGCGTACTGCCGCAACGGTCTATGGTTTCGTTGAGCGTCTGCTGATCCCGTTCGGCCTGCACCACATCTGGAACGTGCCGTTCTTCTTCGAAATGGGCAGCTTCCTCGACCCGAGCACCGGCAAGATGGTGAGCGGCGACATCAACCGCTTCTTCGCGGGTGACCCGACCGCAGGCGTGCTGGCTGGCGCCTTCTTCTTCAAGATGTTCGGTCTGCCGGCTGCCGCAATCGCGATCTGGCATACCGCCAAGCCGGAAAACAAGCTGGCCGTGGGCGGCATGATGGTTTCGGCCGCACTGACCTCGTTCCTGACCGGTATCACCGAGCCGATCGAGTTCGCCTTCCTGTTCGTTGCACCGGTGCTGTACTTCATCCACGCGCTGCTCGCCGCTTCGTGCCAGTTCGTTGCGAACACGCTCAGCATGCACATGGGCTTCACCTTCTCGCAGGGCGGCATCGACTTCCTGATGTTCAACCTGATCGGCAACAAGTCGCAGGGTGCGTGGTACGTCTTCATCCTCGGCCCGATCTACGCCGCGATCTACTACTCGGTGTTCCGCTTCGTCATCGTCAAGTTCAACCTGAAGACGCCGGGTCGTGAAGACGCCGCCGAAGAAGGTGCCACGCAAGCCATGGGCGAAGGCAAGGGCGGCAAGGCGCGTGACCTCGTGATCGCTTTCGGCGGCCGTGCCAACATCAAGAGCCTGGACGCTTGCATCACCCGTCTGCGTATCGCCGTGGCCGACCCGTCGCGTGTCGATCAGGCCCGCCTGAAGGCGCTCGGTGCATCGGGCGTCGTGGTTGTCGGCAACGGCATCCAGGCCATCTTTGGCCCGCTGTCTGAAAACATGAAGGGCGACATGGAGGACTACCTGAAGTCCACCGGCGCCGACGCTGATCTTGCTGCTCCGGTCGCAACCGTCGCCACCGCCGCCGCAGCGCCGGCTGGTGCCAACGCCCAGCAGAAGGCTCGTGCCGAGAAGATCCGCGCAGCCCTTGGCGGTGCAGCAAACGTGAAGGCGCTCGAAGCGCTGGCTGCGACGCGCCTGCGCGTCGAGCTCGCCGATGCAGGCAAGGTGGATGCTGCTGCGCTGAAGAACGCCGGCGTGCAGGCCACGATGCCGGTCGAGGGTGGCGCCATGCACCTGATCGTCGGCCTCGAAGCTGACGCGCTGGCCGCCGCGCTGCGCTGATTCAGAGTTCCTTTGTAGTATTGAGGGCGCCTCCGGGCGCCCTTTTTCATTGGATGCGAACATGAACCCCGAACAACGCCTGGACGCCCAGATCCGCTTCATCCTCGAGATCGATCGGCTCAAGAGCGTGTTGCGGCAAAGCTGGCTGCTAAACGAAGAACGCCGAGAGAACTCGGCGGAGCACAGCTGGCATGTCGCGATGATGGCGCTCGTGCTGGCCGAGCACGCCAACGCGCCGGTCGATGCCACCCGTGCGGCGATGATGCTGATGCTGCACGACATCGTGGAGATCGACGCAGGCGATACGTTCGCCTACGACACCGCAGCGCACGCGGACAAGGAGGCCCGAGAACGCGCTGCTGCCGATCGGCTATTTGGCCTGCTACCGCAGGACACGGGCGCCCAATTGCGCGCGCTGTGGGACGAGTTCGAGGCTGCAGAAACGATTGACGCTCGTTTCGCCAATGCGCTCGATCGCCTGATGCCAATGCTGCACAACCTGCACACCCAGGGTCGCGCGTGGCAGGCGAATGGTGTAACGGCCGACAAGGTGCTCGCGCGTAACCACGTCATCGCGAACGGCTCGTCCCGCCTCTGGGACTACGCTCGCGGTGTCATCGACGAAGCCGTTGGGAAGGGCTATCTCACCCGCGCAAAAGACCACAGCACCGAGTAAGCCCGATACGGGCTGCTCGCCACAATGAGTTGCTTTACGGCCCCCCACGCGGGCCAAGGCGGACTGCGGCCGCAGCGCGTCAGGCGCGCTCGCCCGGCTGAGCTTCAAGCTCGCGAACAACCAAACGCGCGAGATCGCGAAAGAGGACAAGATCCTCGGGCTCGAGGCGGCGCGGCTTACGGTCGATCAGACACAGCGTCCCGACGCGAAAGCCTGAGCTCAAACGTAACGGCATCCCGGCGTAGAAGCGGATCTTAGGCTCCCCGGTTACCAGGGGATTGTCGGCAAACCGAGGGTCTTCCAGCGCATCGGGCACGACGAGCGGATCATCCTGGAGGATCGCGTGGCCACAGAATGAA encodes:
- the ptsP gene encoding phosphoenolpyruvate--protein phosphotransferase, giving the protein MRANAPRLQLVAPLSGLIVPIESVPDPVFAQKMVGDGISIDPTSNELLAPVAGTITQLHAAGHALTIRSAEGIEVLLHIGLDTVMLKGEGFSPKVREGDQVAAGQLLIRFDADLVGRKARSLLTQMVIANGDLVARMKPATGKAEAGKTEVLTLDLAGATPSVGAGAIDIVAPLSGILFPLDKVPDPVFAQKMVGDGISLDPTSPELLSPVAGTVTNLHSAHHALTITTPEGLEVLVHIGIDTVMLKGEGFTPKVKQGDTVTVGQPLIRFNPDLVARKAASLLTQIIIANGDKVAAMHAKSGAVEAGRDVVLSVELIGAASSAAAVGGSTETAGPVSLPNPSGLHARPAAVLAAEAKKFKSDVRIARGSDEANAKSVVAIMGLSTQQGDQIVVRATGPDARDAAAAVAKLISEGCGEKAGDAPAATAPEVAAPTRAMPTDADEIGGVSASPGLAVGRIVQYRQQVIDVAEKGESPQRERARLDAALHEGRTAIEALKANLSDPSKAQIMDAHIELLEDPELVDLAIEGVSAGKSAGFAWREAFTRYAAQLEKLDNALLRERANDIRDVGRRVLATLAGVTQAKIDVPAGSILIAEELTPSDTAQLDRSKVLGFCTTTGGATSHVAILARSLGIPAVCGIDEAVLALADGTQVVLDGSRGTLRKNPTEAQLADAQDRMARQAAKREAEQAAAHKAAHTADGVRIEVVANVRNAKDAQEGVANGAEGVGLLRSEFLFDDRDTAPDEEEQAAAYMAVAEALGTERPLVVRTLDVGGDKPLPYLPLPKEENPFLGLRGVRVSLERPDMFRTQLRAILRTAPLAQLHIMFPMIATLEELREAKAILAEEQAATGHTNVKVGVMIEVPSAAVMAEQFAREADFFSIGTNDLTQYTLAMDRGHPKLAKKADGLHPSVLRMIALTCEGAKKHGKWVGVCGGMASDPMAVPVLIGLGVEELSASVPAIAAVKATVARVTMAECQALAQEVLSLGTAAEVRARLAKFAD
- the ptsG gene encoding PTS glucose transporter subunit IIBC — encoded protein: MFANAFAGLQKIGKALMLPVAVLPVAGLLLGLGATDFHTTNTVFLAILSLMKNAGDVIFGNLPLIFAIGVALGFTENDGVAAIAATIGYLVMTVTLGVMAGLMGIKPDTIMGLPSIQTGVFGGILAGGLAAYMFNRYFRIALPAYLGFFAGKRFVPIVTAIAAIALGALLSFVWPPIGGAIKTFSHWAAVSDPRTAATVYGFVERLLIPFGLHHIWNVPFFFEMGSFLDPSTGKMVSGDINRFFAGDPTAGVLAGAFFFKMFGLPAAAIAIWHTAKPENKLAVGGMMVSAALTSFLTGITEPIEFAFLFVAPVLYFIHALLAASCQFVANTLSMHMGFTFSQGGIDFLMFNLIGNKSQGAWYVFILGPIYAAIYYSVFRFVIVKFNLKTPGREDAAEEGATQAMGEGKGGKARDLVIAFGGRANIKSLDACITRLRIAVADPSRVDQARLKALGASGVVVVGNGIQAIFGPLSENMKGDMEDYLKSTGADADLAAPVATVATAAAAPAGANAQQKARAEKIRAALGGAANVKALEALAATRLRVELADAGKVDAAALKNAGVQATMPVEGGAMHLIVGLEADALAAALR
- a CDS encoding HD domain-containing protein; this encodes MNPEQRLDAQIRFILEIDRLKSVLRQSWLLNEERRENSAEHSWHVAMMALVLAEHANAPVDATRAAMMLMLHDIVEIDAGDTFAYDTAAHADKEARERAAADRLFGLLPQDTGAQLRALWDEFEAAETIDARFANALDRLMPMLHNLHTQGRAWQANGVTADKVLARNHVIANGSSRLWDYARGVIDEAVGKGYLTRAKDHSTE
- a CDS encoding GAF domain-containing protein — encoded protein: MQRPATPPDEAQRLQALRDLLVLDTEPEERFDSITAFCATAFRVPIALVSLIDADRQWFKSRQGLDACETGRDISFCGHAILQDDPLVVPDALEDPRFADNPLVTGEPKIRFYAGMPLRLSSGFRVGTLCLIDRKPRRLEPEDLVLFRDLARLVVRELEAQPGERA